One Janthinobacterium sp. TB1-E2 genomic region harbors:
- a CDS encoding glycosyltransferase: MEVSKTLPGSHDICAAVKDVPSRPKVLVLLATYNGALWLGEQLVSILSQQDVDVHVLVGDDVSKDGTLLLLEDKFAGRVSIELMGWSVSSGSAGANFRRLYLAADVTSFDYVALADQDDIWLGDKLSNAIACLEHSGSVAYSSAVEAFWADGRTKILGQNKTIRAADFLFEGAGQGCTFVIRSAIFVQIQQFCRHHRIDIEALHYHDWLIYILVRAWQLPWYFDAQVGMRYRQHAGNEIGSRGGYFAVQKRVQLIRSGWYRRQVDAAATIYRLAAGNDTKALRLITLLSHQQAIGRSFRLSYLLFRGGRRRLIDRLVLVVSAMCGWL; the protein is encoded by the coding sequence GTGGAAGTGTCAAAAACCTTACCCGGATCGCACGATATATGCGCTGCCGTTAAAGATGTGCCATCAAGGCCCAAAGTATTGGTGTTGCTGGCGACGTATAACGGTGCGTTGTGGTTAGGCGAGCAGCTTGTGTCAATTCTGTCGCAGCAAGACGTCGACGTTCACGTTTTAGTTGGCGACGATGTATCCAAGGATGGTACGCTGCTTTTGCTTGAAGATAAATTTGCGGGACGCGTTTCTATCGAGTTGATGGGGTGGAGCGTGTCTAGCGGTTCTGCAGGAGCTAATTTCCGTCGGTTATATTTGGCTGCTGATGTCACGTCATTTGATTATGTGGCCTTGGCGGATCAGGACGATATTTGGTTGGGTGATAAATTGAGTAATGCGATCGCCTGCCTTGAACATTCCGGCTCAGTGGCCTATTCCAGCGCAGTAGAGGCATTCTGGGCCGATGGCCGTACCAAGATTCTTGGCCAGAACAAGACGATTCGTGCCGCAGATTTTCTTTTCGAAGGGGCGGGGCAAGGCTGTACGTTTGTCATCCGGTCCGCTATTTTCGTCCAAATTCAGCAGTTTTGTCGGCATCACCGGATCGATATTGAAGCCTTACATTATCATGATTGGTTGATCTACATATTGGTCAGAGCTTGGCAGCTGCCGTGGTACTTCGATGCACAAGTCGGGATGCGTTATCGCCAGCATGCCGGAAATGAGATCGGGTCGCGCGGCGGGTATTTCGCCGTGCAGAAGCGTGTGCAATTGATTCGGAGCGGTTGGTACCGACGCCAGGTCGACGCGGCAGCGACAATTTATCGACTGGCTGCTGGCAACGATACTAAAGCGCTGCGTCTAATTACTTTATTGAGTCACCAACAGGCAATCGGCCGGAGTTTCCGTTTGTCTTATCTATTGTTTCGTGGTGGAAGACGACGTTTAATCGACCGCCTCGTCTTGGTGGTCTCGGCTATGTGTGGCTGGCTGTGA
- a CDS encoding glycosyltransferase, with amino-acid sequence MLNNISVCLATYNGADHLREQIDSIVAQLLPGDELLVADDASTDKTLSILRAYEPVLSLVATDRAGGVVANFSRLLMAASGDIVVFSDQDDVWLPGRLECIRRELLCADMVQLDGAIVDANLQPSGNTISSVIGIRNGFWRNLWRNSFVGCCLAFRRRKFVDAWPLPKTIHMHDWYLGLIATLFGKVTRVPEVYLLYRRHGANASTTGEKSKFSLMQQLVNRAGMLLAVFSFALRRLCARSP; translated from the coding sequence ATGCTGAATAATATTTCTGTATGTCTGGCAACGTATAATGGCGCCGATCATTTACGTGAGCAAATTGACAGCATAGTTGCGCAGTTGCTCCCAGGTGATGAGTTGTTGGTTGCAGACGATGCTTCTACAGACAAGACCTTATCAATCCTGCGTGCCTATGAACCTGTTTTATCGTTGGTGGCAACGGATCGGGCTGGAGGCGTGGTCGCTAACTTTTCGCGTTTGCTAATGGCTGCTTCGGGTGATATTGTGGTCTTTTCCGATCAGGACGATGTGTGGTTACCGGGGCGTTTGGAGTGTATTCGCCGGGAGTTATTGTGCGCTGATATGGTGCAACTGGATGGTGCTATCGTGGACGCAAATCTGCAGCCATCGGGTAATACTATTTCGTCGGTCATTGGTATTCGGAACGGCTTTTGGCGGAATCTTTGGCGCAATTCATTCGTTGGCTGCTGCCTGGCTTTTCGCCGACGCAAGTTTGTGGACGCTTGGCCTTTGCCGAAGACTATCCACATGCATGATTGGTATCTTGGGTTGATTGCAACATTGTTCGGCAAAGTTACCAGAGTGCCGGAGGTATATTTATTGTATCGTCGTCACGGAGCCAATGCCTCGACAACCGGTGAAAAATCAAAATTTTCGCTGATGCAGCAACTCGTCAACCGTGCCGGTATGCTGCTTGCAGTTTTTTCTTTCGCGCTACGGCGACTGTGCGCGCGTAGCCCCTAG
- a CDS encoding glycosyltransferase — protein sequence MKILYLSAVVPGASGSGGKRACYNHFVELQKMATAVHAVFVSVDDTQLDVAILDSGKTSWKLFARETPRIGAGLRAKLSALFDLFVGRWPRQCKAAYSREAIAHIAEYISQNPVDVIVVEHISGLALLDKRVSGIPVVYISHNVETHILRDQLIYSSQNSIYRFLFSLELQKMKVFEKKIIQKANGVICISSVDVDETVDLADGAADKVVHWQELNALKPIRWKYTGKKQLLFVGSASYFPNREAIEWLVNTLMPEIFKIDPSIGLYLCGSSAADVDLRVAAPNVHFLGFVSDEMLEEYHRESDLFVSPIRLGGGIKMKVLDVLSYGMPMVASRESMRGIDFIQRFPTIDFNDIPATARMIVELLVSEQRLNNLSATIVQQLKDEIASRAELLDVVKTLTVH from the coding sequence ATGAAAATTTTATATTTGAGCGCGGTAGTTCCGGGCGCATCCGGTAGCGGTGGGAAACGCGCATGTTATAACCATTTTGTTGAGTTGCAAAAAATGGCGACGGCGGTACACGCTGTATTTGTAAGTGTTGACGATACGCAACTGGACGTAGCTATTTTAGATTCCGGGAAGACCAGTTGGAAATTATTCGCGCGTGAAACACCGAGAATTGGCGCCGGGCTGCGTGCAAAGTTGTCTGCACTATTCGATTTGTTCGTTGGACGGTGGCCACGTCAGTGCAAGGCGGCATATTCGCGGGAGGCAATTGCACATATTGCGGAATATATTTCGCAGAATCCGGTGGATGTCATTGTGGTAGAGCATATTTCCGGATTGGCGCTGCTGGACAAAAGAGTGTCCGGAATTCCTGTTGTCTATATATCCCATAACGTCGAAACCCATATTCTGCGCGATCAACTGATTTACTCTTCACAGAATTCAATTTATCGATTTCTTTTCTCTTTGGAACTTCAAAAAATGAAGGTGTTCGAAAAGAAAATCATACAGAAAGCTAATGGAGTAATCTGTATTTCATCGGTCGACGTCGATGAGACCGTAGACTTGGCCGATGGAGCGGCCGATAAGGTAGTACATTGGCAGGAATTGAATGCATTGAAGCCAATCAGATGGAAGTACACCGGAAAAAAACAGCTTCTTTTTGTCGGGTCGGCAAGTTATTTTCCCAATCGTGAGGCAATCGAGTGGCTGGTGAACACTTTAATGCCTGAGATATTCAAAATAGATCCGTCAATCGGTTTGTATTTATGCGGCTCCTCTGCTGCAGATGTTGATCTTCGCGTAGCAGCGCCGAACGTGCATTTTTTAGGGTTTGTTAGCGATGAGATGCTGGAAGAGTATCATCGGGAAAGTGACTTATTTGTTTCACCGATTCGTCTTGGTGGTGGTATTAAGATGAAAGTTCTGGATGTGCTTTCTTACGGTATGCCGATGGTGGCGAGCCGGGAATCAATGAGAGGTATCGATTTTATACAGCGATTCCCTACGATTGATTTCAATGATATTCCCGCGACTGCGCGCATGATCGTTGAATTATTGGTTTCTGAGCAGCGCTTAAACAACCTCTCCGCGACGATCGTTCAGCAACTGAAGGACGAAATTGCTAGCCGTGCAGAATTACTGGATGTCGTCAAGACTCTGACGGTTCACTAA
- a CDS encoding O-antigen polymerase, producing MTLGLLTLIWGSAALVAYIYGENYLVLISLGILAGLLLLPWIADYLSPQMAFSMPWIVILLFSGFSISEIHRPIGFLAHAAIFSSLVVYLLVTGIVGAVEPIKIKKIQFDQEFSSVKSGTILFVLLGIAAFNVIYSGYIPLVNILMGASADYLSFGVKSIYGFFNAFANMVGLTFFYLYLTSKKRRYLFFYVAVIIIFLFLVSRQNILSLLVESFVVYSLLRARVKMRKIILMFTILMVCFGALGSLRSGDIKILAKVTPQYMWLPDSVVWGYSYSFFNVLNLDNLTNDPAVPYHDAQSLDPLMPSFLRTKREEDRSFLEDDKFTVSSFIFPIYKDGGLPFTLLLVAIVALVNGLVYRRCISNPSMRNILIYAVLYFCALLSFFTNFWFYLPVIAQLPMILALTWGQNKSQEEADAGAVPVDRVII from the coding sequence ATGACCCTTGGCTTGCTGACCCTTATATGGGGCAGTGCTGCCTTAGTGGCATATATTTATGGTGAAAATTATCTCGTACTGATTTCTTTGGGAATTCTTGCCGGATTATTGTTGTTGCCGTGGATTGCCGATTACTTGTCGCCACAAATGGCATTCTCAATGCCATGGATTGTAATATTGTTGTTTTCCGGATTTAGTATAAGTGAAATACACCGACCAATCGGGTTTCTCGCTCATGCTGCCATTTTCTCATCCCTAGTAGTATATTTATTAGTTACCGGCATTGTCGGCGCCGTCGAACCAATAAAAATAAAAAAAATACAATTTGATCAGGAATTTTCCTCAGTCAAGAGCGGAACCATACTATTCGTCCTACTTGGCATTGCCGCCTTTAATGTGATCTATTCTGGTTATATTCCTTTAGTTAATATATTGATGGGGGCGTCTGCGGATTATTTGAGTTTTGGCGTGAAGAGTATTTATGGATTCTTTAATGCATTTGCAAATATGGTTGGATTGACATTTTTTTATTTATATCTTACATCAAAAAAACGTCGCTATTTATTTTTTTATGTTGCAGTAATCATAATATTTTTATTTCTGGTTTCGCGCCAAAATATTTTATCGCTTTTGGTTGAGTCGTTTGTTGTATATTCATTACTGAGAGCGCGCGTCAAAATGAGAAAAATCATATTGATGTTCACTATTTTGATGGTTTGTTTTGGTGCATTGGGTTCACTACGTTCTGGTGATATCAAGATATTGGCGAAGGTGACTCCTCAGTACATGTGGTTACCGGATTCTGTGGTTTGGGGTTATTCATATAGTTTTTTTAATGTGCTGAATCTGGATAATTTGACAAACGATCCCGCAGTACCATATCACGATGCGCAATCTTTGGATCCGTTGATGCCTTCGTTTCTCCGAACCAAACGGGAAGAGGATAGAAGCTTTTTAGAAGATGATAAGTTTACTGTATCCTCTTTCATATTTCCAATATACAAGGATGGTGGCCTTCCATTTACCTTGTTGCTGGTCGCCATTGTGGCCTTAGTAAACGGACTCGTATATCGTAGGTGTATCAGTAATCCGAGTATGCGCAACATTCTCATTTATGCGGTGCTATATTTTTGTGCATTGTTGTCTTTTTTTACCAATTTTTGGTTTTATTTACCAGTAATTGCGCAATTGCCCATGATTCTGGCGTTGACCTGGGGGCAAAATAAATCACAAGAAGAGGCTGATGCAGGCGCAGTACCAGTTGATCGAGTAATCATATGA
- a CDS encoding glycosyltransferase family 2 protein, translating into MKNYFSNCDNFSQHAHIESVLKIQSAEIEKNISQKVDISIVITTYNRPQLLREAIESAISQSSKIKYEILIVDNNFQEGKTESELVVESFKSERLRYFQNKENLGMFGNWNRGILLARGKFVTILHDDDFLKSNYLESMFELLKKSNGNKLLSCNIDIDDQRFESDSGKKSRFLKSVKKLILNKKRVTVKEISIKDYFYRNRHMGTLGVLFSRENAIKIGGFDAAEYPSADYFFFSKYVMEFGALHFYKNLAVYRIFENESMKNNVMQLWVVQGYKFRIFLINSQLTNSSWKRSLAKFLAVNEAFYFKKDWNGTYDEFALLKSIGLEGVLLNKYVNKLFRIFLKVRFFIRQDF; encoded by the coding sequence ATTATTTTTCTAACTGTGATAATTTTTCACAGCATGCCCATATAGAATCTGTTTTAAAAATTCAAAGTGCTGAAATTGAAAAAAATATTAGTCAAAAAGTTGATATTTCGATAGTAATAACCACATATAATCGGCCTCAATTGCTAAGAGAGGCAATTGAGAGTGCGATAAGCCAGAGTTCCAAGATTAAGTATGAAATTCTGATAGTAGATAATAATTTCCAAGAGGGAAAAACAGAATCTGAATTGGTGGTTGAAAGTTTTAAATCTGAAAGGTTGCGATATTTTCAAAATAAAGAAAATCTTGGAATGTTCGGCAATTGGAATAGAGGGATTTTATTGGCGCGCGGAAAGTTCGTCACTATATTGCATGACGATGATTTCTTGAAAAGTAATTATTTGGAATCGATGTTCGAATTGCTCAAGAAAAGCAATGGCAATAAATTGTTATCATGTAATATTGATATTGATGACCAACGCTTTGAAAGCGATAGTGGCAAAAAAAGCCGTTTTTTAAAAAGTGTTAAAAAATTAATTTTGAATAAAAAGAGGGTGACGGTAAAAGAAATTTCCATAAAAGATTATTTCTATCGAAACCGTCATATGGGAACTCTTGGAGTACTCTTTTCAAGAGAAAATGCAATAAAAATTGGCGGATTCGATGCTGCCGAATATCCATCTGCCGACTACTTCTTCTTCTCTAAATATGTGATGGAATTTGGCGCGCTGCATTTTTACAAAAACTTGGCAGTTTACCGGATATTCGAGAATGAAAGTATGAAAAATAACGTTATGCAACTATGGGTTGTGCAGGGTTACAAATTCAGGATTTTCCTAATCAATTCGCAGTTGACTAACTCTTCTTGGAAAAGAAGTTTGGCGAAGTTTTTAGCTGTAAATGAAGCATTTTATTTTAAAAAAGATTGGAATGGTACTTACGATGAATTTGCCCTCTTAAAAAGTATTGGTTTGGAAGGCGTTTTGTTGAATAAGTATGTAAACAAATTATTTAGAATATTTTTAAAAGTTCGTTTTTTTATAAGGCAGGATTTTTAA